From Fusarium musae strain F31 chromosome 8, whole genome shotgun sequence:
GTTTATTTTGGAGGCTGATACCATGACGTTGAGTTCAGCCTCCGATTGAGTTGAGATAGCAGCCTTCACTGTTGATTCCTTTGGCCCGGCATTGCTCCCCGTTGGACTCCACTACTCCAACTAAGCTCCCCACTAACGTTTTGCCTTAGCCAGGGGACTCAAAGCACCTTATTTGGTAGGCGGCAGCGTGTCCCTGAGGCCTTGAACTGTTGGTCCTGATGCTGTCCGTTGAACATTATTGTAACTTAGTGCGAATATAAGCTTTCGGCCACTGGGCTTGTCTTTAAATATCCTGATCATCTAAATCCAGACGCATGGTGCTGATTGACTATTGTTTAGCTTAACTCTTCAGATGGCATATAGGGTTAGCACCATTCACCCCCAAAATGTTCCGTCTTCTGGAAATATGTTAATCTGGTCTTCGGGGGATCGACCACCGAGATTGAAGAAATGGCTTCCTATTTTAAGTCCTCCAAGACCCCAGGTTTGACTTTAACCCTCTAGATCTCTAGGCACTGTCTTTTGTCTCATCGTTGTCAATTCTGCCTCCAAAATGAAGCTGTTCGTCTTGATCTCTTTCGCCACTTGGCTACATGCAGCAACAGCACCTTCGGCCGACAAGCAGTCTCAGAAGAAGTTTGACTTTGCCAAGATTAAAAAAATTGTGTCTTTGTAAGCTTACTGGTAATCCGCTATTTGTAGTTATTCTAAGTCTGACTATGTCATTAGTGGTGATTCATGGACAGACACTCGGTTTAATACCTCTGGAACTCAGCCTTCCAGCTCCAACCCATTCGGAAATACCGGCAAAACAAGCTCCAATGGCAAAATGTGGCCAATGTACTTGACTACGCAATACAACCAGTCTTCCGTTTTGCTATATAACATGGCTGTCGGTGGTGCTGTCACTGatatcaacatcgtcaagacTGGACCCAACGACGTGGTTACCCAGGTCAACAGATTCGACGCCTACTTACAACAATTAGGGCCGAAATTCTTTTCACCAAAGCACACGCTGTATACAGTATTTATTGGCATCAACGATATTTACCGCACTATCAATGACGCTGACCAGAATGACACGgtcatcaagatcatggAGCGCCTAGACGAGCTTACAACTGACCTCCACGGTCACGGCGCTCGCcagttcctcttcatctcgacGCCACCGTAATCTCTTTTCCCAAATAACGTTCCAAAGCCCATCGCTCCAACTCTCAAGGCCGCATCTGAAAATTGGAACAAACAGCTCCAACAACTCTTGAAACAGCTCGACCGCAAGTTATCTCACAGCACCTTTTTCTTGTTTGACATTGTACCCTTGATCACTGCTATTACCGAAGATCCGTCTCAATTTCCCGAGACCGCAGTGTATAAGAGTACAGGATTCTGTGCAGACTACAAGAGGTAAAGCGACCTATCTAATATTCTGACATCATGGAGACTGACATACGATAGTGGCACGATTACCCCAGACTTCAAGTCTGACAATTGTGAATACAACGCGTCTGAGTACATGTATATCGACGGCGCTCATCCAACACAAGCGTTTCACCAAATCCTGGCTAAGAAGATCGCGGAACAATTGGCTGCTGGCCGAACCATTGGCCGGCCTTGATTAGACTCAAAATGGTCAATTTACTAGAAGTTCTGTGAACGACCTTTGGCAAATGCATTGTTGACATAACGCATGCAATGAATTTACTCATGTCCGCATATTAGGCTAAAATATTGACCAGCTTCCCCGCCTATAACCTTGTCTGTTGGGGGCATCACAGAAGCATTCTGGAAGTCTCGGCATAGAAAGGGCCGAGCGTAATCTGAAGCTTTTTACAGATCGACGTGTAAAATTAGAAAGAATTCGGAGGGCAGCTCGGTACCGGATTGTAGTGATGAGTCCGGATTTACTCTGCACCTGTGATTATTATATCCATTTCAAGCCCGGTCTGTGCCCATCGAATAACTGTCATCAATTCGTGACCTAACCTTATCCGATGGTGATGTTAATAATTCAATCCATTGCCTAAATGTAGATTACTAACAGAAGTTCATTCTATGATCTAGGTAGCTTAAGTTAGCGTTctggtcttcgtcttcttaaataaatagtttaatcACATAAGAAAACTGCAATTGGTTGACATTGTTCCAGTCTGAATGGACTCATGCATTGACCTCGACTTAAGTGAAAATCATGTAGAAATACGAAGAGTTAGCAGAGAAAAGTGAACTGATCTTGCCATATGCGGCCACTATAGGTTAACTAGTCTGTTATCATCAACGCTATGCTTTTTACGATCACGAGAACCATCTAAAATTAGTTCCGGCTCAAATACGAGGTCTTGAAACAGGGCCCGACCGTTCTAGCCGATTTCACCGAAATACAAAATGTTTCCCCTTTAACTTCCAAGTTTTCTAACTTGCCAAGACCTGTCTTCAACTTGTTCCCGTCTGGGCGAGAGACCATAAAGC
This genomic window contains:
- a CDS encoding hypothetical protein (EggNog:ENOG41~CAZy:CE16): MKLFVLISFATWLHAATAPSADKQSQKKFDFAKIKKIVSFGDSWTDTRFNTSGTQPSSSNPFGNTGKTSSNGKMWPMYLTTQYNQSSVLLYNMAVGGAVTDINIVKTGPNDVVTQVNRFDAYLQQLGPKFFSPKHTLYTVFIGINDIYRTINDADQNDTVIKIMERLDELTTDLHGHGARQFLFISTPP